From the genome of Vicia villosa cultivar HV-30 ecotype Madison, WI linkage group LG2, Vvil1.0, whole genome shotgun sequence, one region includes:
- the LOC131649057 gene encoding uncharacterized protein LOC131649057 has protein sequence MARPMEKIKDINDTKELWKVAVRVSHKWKVVSNNKEHFEMIFEDKEGSDIHVVVPTACMAAYTEKFEVDRTYTVSNFSVQPNNLVFKPSSHKFLVKFTGGTAVGDVDKHDIPPKPRPFTSFPDIINGNFQKNVLIGKTASRYHFLLHYIVAQLLMFFVFNNPSDVIGMLESVGNNTLNCTLWEDYAKQFFKFNEDNSATTGPIVIMIQYAKVKEAGQYPFSVTNTFHVTKLLINADLPTVKDFVKTFPKESLRVISTQLTSQSQQYSRTSTNDNVGQSHLQKLLKGAISVLLSEMKKIREVKRRKSEL, from the exons ATGGCTCGTCCTATGGAAAAAATTAAGGACATCAACGACACCAAAGAGTTGTGGAAAGTGGCGGTGAGAGTTTCCCATAAATGGAAGGTAGTCTCCAACAACAAGGAGCACTTTGAGATGATATTTGAAGACAAAGAG GGTTCTGATATCCACGTTGTTGTTCCAACTGCATGCATGGCCGCATACACTGAGAAGTTTGAGGTGGACCGGACCTATACTGTGTCTAATTTTTCTGTGCAGCCTAATAACTTAGTTTTCAAACCAAGCTCCCACAAGTTCTTAGTGAAATTTACTGGAGGAACTGCTGTTGGTGATGTTGACAAACATGACATACCCCCCAAACCACGCCCCTTCACCAGTTTCCCTGACATCATTAACGGGAACTTTCAGAAGAATGTACTCATTGGTAAAACTGCATCACGATACCATTTCCTTTTGCATTATATAGTAGCTCAATTACTTATGTTCTTTGTTTTCAATAATCCATCAGATGTTATTGGTATGCTCGAAAGTGTTGG CAACAACACCCTCAATTGCACCCTCTGGGAAGACTATGCTAAACAGTTTTTTAAGTTTAACGAGGACAACTCTGCGACAACTGGGCCGATTGTTATTATGATTCAGTATGCTAAAGTAAAAGAGGCTG GTCAATACCCTTTCTCCGTTACCAACACATTCCATGTTACGAAGCTTCTTATCAACGCGGATTTGCCCACTGTCAAGGACTTCGTTAAAAC ATTCCCAAAGGAATCGTTGCGCGTCATTTCTACGCAACTGACCTCTCAGTCTCAACAATACTCCCGCACATCCACAAATGATAATGTTGGACAAAGTCATCTGCAGAAATTGCTCAAAGGGGCTATTTCTGTACTACTCAGTGAGATGAAGAAAATCCGCGAGGTAAAGAGGCGTAAATCTGAATTATAA